TTGCTTCCTGGACAAATCCCAGCCGACACAAGCCATCAATTAATGCAGAATACGTCACAACTGTAGGGGAAATACCTCTTTCCTGCATTTCATTTAGCAGAGCCTGTGCTTCTACAGATTTTCCAGCCTTAAAGTAAGCGTCGGCAAGTATTGTGTATATGACATAGTTTCCCTCTATCCCAAGTCCCttcattttatcaaataaaactTTGGCTTCTTCAAACTTCTTGTCAGAGCAAAAACTCCATAAAACTATTCCATAGAGTAATGTGTCTGgtttgatattattttctttcatttgttcCAAAATATTCAAAGCATCCACTAGCctttttgatttgatatacCCATGGATAAGAGCAGTATAGACTTCTAAATTTGGGACAATCCCATCCTTCAACATGACCCTAAAAACATCTTCAGCTTCCTTGATATTCCCCGCATTACAAAGGCCATTGACCAATGTTGTATAGGTCACGACGTTTAACTTAACTCCTACCTCTAGCATCTCTTTAACAAGCTTCAACGCTTCATCAACTTTACTAACTTTAAAATGAGCATCAATCAACGAAGTATAAGCAAATTCATTAGGAGCAAGACCTACCCGCCTCATGTCTACAAAGAACTTGATAGCTCCTTGTAACATTCCTTCTTTAGCAAAAACATCAATAAATATGCTATAGGTAATCAAATTCGGCTTGAAGCCACTTCTCTTCATCTCATGCAGATACTCAAATGCTACTGCCATCCTTCCAGATCGACAGAAACAATTGATCAATGTATTGTATGTTACTACATCAGGAAGACATTTAgatttcttcatttcttcataGATAGAAACCATATCCTCAAGCTCCCCATGCTTACCAATTCCATCAATGAGAGAATTGTATGTAACAATATCTGGATCAATGCCTATATCCTTCATCtgagtaaacaacctttttgcTGCATTTAAATCACCATCCTTACATAAATAGTCAATCATTATATTGTAGGTATACACTGTTGGAACAATTCCAGACTCAATCATATCATCAAAGAACTTCAATGATGAGTTCTTATCACCTAACTTAGAGAATCTGTGCAAAAGATAATTGCAAGATCGTGCTTTGGGAAGAACTCTAAAACTTCTCATCCTTAAAAAGCAGTCACTAGCCTCCTTAAGCAACCCCAACTCAATTAGTACACTAAATAATGCATCAAACACCCCATACCCTAGCTTACAAGCATTCCTTGTTGACCAAAGAACATCAAGTACATCAGAACAAGGCAATACTTTTTTATCATTACTCAAGGTAACCAATTCTTTTAGAACATCATATGTATCACTATACattctagagtagaacaaaatGTGAGCTACAATACAATAACCCTCTGCAGTATGATAAAAATCAGTCTGTGTTTTTGCCCACTTGAAAAACCTCAACACTAACCTTGGGTCTTGTTTCAATGCCAATAGAATTTGGGAGACCCAAAGAGGAGCTAAAGCGGAATCAAAAAGTCTTGCAATCCTAATATCATCTTCCCATTTCTCTTCCCTTATGATATTCTTAATGGAATTAGCATCCAAAAAAGTATTACTAGTATTTGTGGAAAATGGGTATctgaataagcaaagaaagtTGTTGACAAAGAAGAATGGAATCAATGGAGTAAATGTAGGAGACGAAAAATGGCTTACACGGTCAGATTTTCTGAATGTGATACCTAATAGGCCACGAACAAAAATTAACATGGCTAAGTAGAACAAAGTAGCTTCAGTAATTGACTCCATTCATTGCTCTCCGGCACAGGCGTGTATAGCCGTGGTAGTGGTAGTGGTGATGGTGGTGAGTTTTAGGGTTTAAGCAGGGACCTGCTAAAATACACCACTCCAGGCGTTTTTGCTAATTCAACACTAATTAGTACACATTTTAAGCTAATTCATTTGGTTCACATGGAATTATTTATTCAATGCTTAATAATGCAAAAGAATTATTACAAATagtttataatacaattttttttacatgaattaataaaattaaattaaaattatacatttatatctATATTTATATCTACGTAAAGGAGAAACATATACATGTAATGTGCCACCTCTATATGCCTTCattaatatttatctttttttcttatttttttgaatttttttcttaactttttcattaaatattttcttaactaAATAGAAATTTAATCATATTCACTATTCTAATTATATCTAATGAGTTACAGAAAAAACCTCATTCTCTACTTAAATAGCATGCATCTTTGTAACATCCCGAAAATTTCATAGCTAAGA
This window of the Solanum pennellii chromosome 2, SPENNV200 genome carries:
- the LOC107009179 gene encoding putative pentatricopeptide repeat-containing protein At2g02150, which codes for MESITEATLFYLAMLIFVRGLLGITFRKSDRVSHFSSPTFTPLIPFFFVNNFLCLFRYPFSTNTSNTFLDANSIKNIIREEKWEDDIRIARLFDSALAPLWVSQILLALKQDPRLVLRFFKWAKTQTDFYHTAEGYCIVAHILFYSRMYSDTYDVLKELVTLSNDKKVLPCSDVLDVLWSTRNACKLGYGVFDALFSVLIELGLLKEASDCFLRMRSFRVLPKARSCNYLLHRFSKLGDKNSSLKFFDDMIESGIVPTVYTYNIMIDYLCKDGDLNAAKRLFTQMKDIGIDPDIVTYNSLIDGIGKHGELEDMVSIYEEMKKSKCLPDVVTYNTLINCFCRSGRMAVAFEYLHEMKRSGFKPNLITYSIFIDVFAKEGMLQGAIKFFVDMRRVGLAPNEFAYTSLIDAHFKVSKVDEALKLVKEMLEVGVKLNVVTYTTLVNGLCNAGNIKEAEDVFRVMLKDGIVPNLEVYTALIHGYIKSKRLVDALNILEQMKENNIKPDTLLYGIVLWSFCSDKKFEEAKVLFDKMKGLGIEGNYVIYTILADAYFKAGKSVEAQALLNEMQERGISPTVVTYSALIDGLCRLGFVQEAMDHFHSMPKMGLQPNVVAYTALIHGLCRNKCLEAADKMFNEMLGKGIHPDKIVYTSLIDGNLKQGNIQDALDLRRRMTVSGLELDLHAYTALICGLSKNGQVPQARSFFDEMIEKGVKPDEVVFSCLIRKYQEIGNLEEVLALQNEMMKRGLTTVTSDVAVHNMQT